ACAAGGAGTTGTTTAAAAAATTAAAAGTAACTTCAATTGCAGCTGAGCTGTTACAAATTGAATAAAAGCAAGTCCTTTTCGGTGTATGAAACACAGCTATTCTTAGTTAAATTTAAAACAAAATTAACCCAACAGAAATACATATTGTACCTGAACTTCCTACTCCAATAAGGTTACAGGAATATGGTGTTGGTATTTTTATCGCTGCATTAACGAAATCGGCTTTAAAGAAAGTAATTAAGAAAAAGTATGTCACGGTTAATGACATTATAGCAACTACAGGTACACTAATACATGGAGGTGAGTCCATTCGTTTAACCATACCCAAGGAAGTTACTCCGATTAAGAAACTTATCTTTTCGCTTACCGTTTTATTTGAAGATGAACACTTGGCTGTGCTTCATAAACCTGCAGGTATTTTAGTCAGTGGTAATAGTTTTAAAACGGTTGCCAACGCATTACCACAAAATATTAAATATAGTAACTTATCTGATGCTACTACACCACAACCCGTTCATCGCTTAGATTATGCAACTACGGGTATTTTATTGGTAGGAAAAACGAGCAGTAGTATTCGTGCTTTAAATAGAATGTTTGAAGATAAAAAGGTTGAGAAAACCTATTATGCCGTTACTATTGGTGAAATGAATAGTGATGGAAAAATCACGACTACAATTGATAGCAAACCATCACAATCGAATTATAAGAAACTAGATACTGTTTTCTCTGAGAGGTTTAAAAAACTTAATTTGGTTCAATTGGAGCCTAAAACAGGTAGAAGACATCAATTACGTAAACATCTGGCAAGTATTGATAATCCGATTCTTGGAGATGCTACTTATGGTATTGAAGACCTGATTTTGAAAGGTAAGGGGTTATATTTACATGCGTATTCGTTACGTTTTACACATCCCTTTACAAATAAACAAGTCTATTTTAAGGATGAATTTCCAGAACGGTTTCAAAAACTATTTAGTTCTAAAATTTCAGAAATTGTTGGTGGAAACAACAACTAATTAATCAATAGTCTTAGCCGAGTCAGCTACCAATCGATTAATCTCGTTCAGCTCTTTATCTGTTAAATAACGCCATTCACCAACGGGAGTGTCTAAAGTGATATTCATTATTCTTACACGCTTTAATTTAGTTACTCTATAGTCTAAATGCTCACACATTCTACGAATTTGTCGGTTCAAACCTTGCGTTAAAATAATGTTGAATTGACTCTTATTAAGTTGTACTATCTTACATTTACGAGTAACCGTATCTAAGATTGGAATACCATTACTCATTTTTTGAATAAAATCTTTGGTAATGGGTTTGTTAACCGTAACGATATATTCTTTTTCGTGATTGTTTCTAGCACGTAATATTTTATTTACGATATCACCATCGTTCGTTAAAAAGATAAGGCCTTCACTTGGCTTGTCTAATCTACCAATAGGAAAAATGCGAGAAGGATATTTAATATAATCTATAATATTATCTTTTTCTACACGCGAGTCAGTTGTACAAACAATACCAATGGGCTTATTAAAAGCAATGTAAACGGGTTTTTCTTTGGGCTCCGAAATGAGTTCACCATTTACTCTAACTTCATCTTCAGGGTTAATTTTAGTCCCCAATTCAGGAACACTACCATTAATGGTAACTCGACCTTCATTGATTAACTTATCCGCTGCTCTTCTAGAGCAATAACCTACTTCACTTAGGTATTTGTTTATGCGTGTTCCAGTATTTTCGCTCACTTGATTGTATTTATTTGCAAAATAAAAATAAAAAACCCATTGAGCAAAGTCAATGGGTTTTTAAATATTGAGTTGCGGTATGTTATTAAGAAAATAACTTTTCCATTTTTTGTTTTTCTTCAGCTGCTAATTGAGCATCTACTAAAATTCTACCACTATGTTCGTCAGTAGTAATTTTTTTACGTGTTGCAATTTCTACAATTTGCTGAGGTGGTATTGTAAAGAAAGATCCACCAGAAGCACCTCTTTCAACAGCTACCACTGCTAAACCATTTTTTACATTGGTTCTAATTCTTTTATATGCATTTAAAAGACGTTCATCTATCATTGCACTATATTCAGCAAATTTTTTGCCCAACATTTTCTCTTCTTTTTCGGTTTCAGCTAAAATAGCATCCAACTCACCTTTTTTATGCTTTAAGTGTGTGTTCTTATCTTTTAATTTTTCTTTAGCACCATCAATAATTACATTCTTGTGCTCAATTTTTACAGAAAATTCTTTAATGTGTTTTTCAGCTAATTCAATTTCAAGTTCTTGAAATTCAATTTCTTTACTGATTGAGTCAAACTCTCTGTTATTTCTAACATTTTTTTGCTGCGTAGTATATTTTTTAATAGCAGTCTTAGCTTCTTCAATCGTATTTTTTCTATTTTTAATACTTGTCTCCAAATTTTCAATATCATTATTGAAATTTGTTAACCTCGTATTTAAACCTTCAATTTCATCTTCTAAATCTTCAACTTCTAATGGTAATTCACCACGAGTGTTCTTAATTTCATCAATTCTAGAATCAATCAATTGTAGATCGTATAAAGCTCTTAATTTATCTTCTGCTGTTAATTCTTTTTTTGCCATTTGTTTATATGTAATTGATAGGATTTGTATTTGTTCCTGATAAAACGACTGCAAAATTACGGAATTTTTTTGTAAGATAATCTACCAAAAGATTTTTTGTGAACTGTTCACTCTCATAATGTCCAATGTCGGCTAAAATTATCTGATTTTCAGCCT
The nucleotide sequence above comes from Aureibaculum algae. Encoded proteins:
- the rluF gene encoding 23S rRNA pseudouridine(2604) synthase RluF, coding for MSENTGTRINKYLSEVGYCSRRAADKLINEGRVTINGSVPELGTKINPEDEVRVNGELISEPKEKPVYIAFNKPIGIVCTTDSRVEKDNIIDYIKYPSRIFPIGRLDKPSEGLIFLTNDGDIVNKILRARNNHEKEYIVTVNKPITKDFIQKMSNGIPILDTVTRKCKIVQLNKSQFNIILTQGLNRQIRRMCEHLDYRVTKLKRVRIMNITLDTPVGEWRYLTDKELNEINRLVADSAKTID
- a CDS encoding zinc ribbon domain-containing protein, with the protein product MAKKELTAEDKLRALYDLQLIDSRIDEIKNTRGELPLEVEDLEDEIEGLNTRLTNFNNDIENLETSIKNRKNTIEEAKTAIKKYTTQQKNVRNNREFDSISKEIEFQELEIELAEKHIKEFSVKIEHKNVIIDGAKEKLKDKNTHLKHKKGELDAILAETEKEEKMLGKKFAEYSAMIDERLLNAYKRIRTNVKNGLAVVAVERGASGGSFFTIPPQQIVEIATRKKITTDEHSGRILVDAQLAAEEKQKMEKLFS
- a CDS encoding RluA family pseudouridine synthase — encoded protein: MLHKPAGILVSGNSFKTVANALPQNIKYSNLSDATTPQPVHRLDYATTGILLVGKTSSSIRALNRMFEDKKVEKTYYAVTIGEMNSDGKITTTIDSKPSQSNYKKLDTVFSERFKKLNLVQLEPKTGRRHQLRKHLASIDNPILGDATYGIEDLILKGKGLYLHAYSLRFTHPFTNKQVYFKDEFPERFQKLFSSKISEIVGGNNN